In Syngnathus typhle isolate RoL2023-S1 ecotype Sweden linkage group LG14, RoL_Styp_1.0, whole genome shotgun sequence, one genomic interval encodes:
- the atg4c gene encoding cysteine protease ATG4C isoform X3, whose protein sequence is MNGLHAASMVQMENQGRDEVERIKTKFLSVWHHVKYSWALKSKTLFSRNSPVLLLGKCYHFKAEDDSDPEAYSDCAMGNIEDFRRDFGSRIWLTYREEFPPLPGSVLTSDCGWGCMLRAGQMMLAQALLLHVLGRDWTWSEALQLQCLDAETRTTSAAKRLVESVEASLQGTLNRPSSNPQSSATEQAPGPAEEADAHLKEMYHRTLISCFGDIPSAQLGLHRLVLLGLTLGKQAGDWYGPAAVAHILKKAMDEAKEPALSAITAYVSQDCTVYSADVIDSHKAAKAGTSDALAQKNQSAPHARAVVILVPVRLGGDKINPDYFNFAKRILSLEYCIGIIGGKPKQACYFVGFQDDSLIYMDPHYCQSFVDVSTSHFPLQSYHCPSPKKMPFTKMDPSCTIGFYSRSVQDYEKISRELSQVLQPSASHKYPAFTIVQGHGRDYDLPASLTPEKREWPFIRDPRRTIATAGDFVLL, encoded by the exons at GAATGGGTTGCATGCAGCCTCTATGGTCCAAATGGAGAATCAAGGGCGCGACGAGGTGGAAAGAATCAAGACCAAGTTCTTGTCTGTGTGGCATCATGTCAAGTACA gttGGGCTCTGAAGTCAAAGACCTTATTCAGCCGAAATTCCCCTGTGCTGCTCCTGGGGAAGTGTTATCATTTTAAGGCTGAAG ATGATAGTGACCCCGAAGCCTACTCGGATTGTGCCATGGGAAATATCGAGGATTTCCGAAGGGATTTTGGATCTCGCATCTGGCTAACTTATAGGGAAGAGTTCCCCCCCTTGCCTGGCTCTGTTTTAACGTCCGACTGTGGCTGGGGCTGCATGTTGCGGGCTGGACAGATGATGTTAGCCCAAGCACTTCTTCTGCATGTCTTGGGCAGAG ACTGGACATGGTCCGAGGCACTACAGCTCCAGTGTTTAGACGCCGAGACGCGGACCACCAGTGCGGCCAAGCGCCTGGTGGAATCCGTGGAGGCTTCTCTGCAGGGCACCCTCAACAGGCCCTCCTCCAATCCTCAATCATCAGCCACAGAGCAGGCTCCGGGGCCAGCGGAGGAGGCGGATGCCCATTTAAAAGAAATGTACCACAGGACGCTGATTTCTTGCTTTGGGGACATCCCCTCCGCTCAGCTGGGTCTACACAGACTGGTGCTTTTAGGTCTGACGTTGGGGAAACAGGCGGGGGACTGGTATGGACCTGCTGCTGTCGCGCACATTCTCAA GAAAGCTATGGATGAAGCCAAAGAGCCAGCCTTAAGCGCTATAACCGCTTACGTCTCCCAGGATTGTACAG TGTACAGCGCTGACGTGATTGACAGCCACAAGGCAGCCAAAGCCGGGACATCAGACGCCCTGGCCCAAAAGAACCAATCAGCGCCCCACGCTCGAGCTGTTGTCATTCTCGTCCCTGTGCGACTTGGCGGAGACAAGATCAACCCCGACTACTTTAACTTTGCAAAG AGAATACTGAGTCTGGAGTACTGCATCGGCATCATTGGAGGGAAGCCCAAGCAGGCGTGCTACTTTGTAGGATTTCAAG ATGACAGCTTGATTTACATGGACCCTCATTACTGTCAGTCTTTTGTGGACGTCAGCACTAGCCATTTCCCTCTCCAG TCCTATCATTGTCCCTCACCAAAGAAGATGCCTTTCACCAAGATGGATCCAAGCTGCACCATAGGATTTTACTCCAGAAGTGTCCAAGACTATGAGAAAATCAGCCGAGAGCTGTCGCAG GTGCTGCAGCCATCAGCGAGCCACAAATACCCAGCCTTCACCATTGTGCAAGGCCATGGCAGAGATTATGACCTGCCAGCCAGCCTGACCCCAGAAAAGAGGGAATGGCCCTTCATCCGTGACCCGAGGAGGACAATCGCCACCGCTGGCGACTTTGTGCTACTTTGA
- the atg4c gene encoding cysteine protease ATG4C isoform X5: MGNIEDFRRDFGSRIWLTYREEFPPLPGSVLTSDCGWGCMLRAGQMMLAQALLLHVLGRDWTWSEALQLQCLDAETRTTSAAKRLVESVEASLQGTLNRPSSNPQSSATEQAPGPAEEADAHLKEMYHRTLISCFGDIPSAQLGLHRLVLLGLTLGKQAGDWYGPAAVAHILKKAMDEAKEPALSAITAYVSQDCTVYSADVIDSHKAAKAGTSDALAQKNQSAPHARAVVILVPVRLGGDKINPDYFNFAKRILSLEYCIGIIGGKPKQACYFVGFQDDSLIYMDPHYCQSFVDVSTSHFPLQSYHCPSPKKMPFTKMDPSCTIGFYSRSVQDYEKISRELSQVLQPSASHKYPAFTIVQGHGRDYDLPASLTPEKREWPFIRDPRRTIATAGDFVLL; the protein is encoded by the exons ATGGGAAATATCGAGGATTTCCGAAGGGATTTTGGATCTCGCATCTGGCTAACTTATAGGGAAGAGTTCCCCCCCTTGCCTGGCTCTGTTTTAACGTCCGACTGTGGCTGGGGCTGCATGTTGCGGGCTGGACAGATGATGTTAGCCCAAGCACTTCTTCTGCATGTCTTGGGCAGAG ACTGGACATGGTCCGAGGCACTACAGCTCCAGTGTTTAGACGCCGAGACGCGGACCACCAGTGCGGCCAAGCGCCTGGTGGAATCCGTGGAGGCTTCTCTGCAGGGCACCCTCAACAGGCCCTCCTCCAATCCTCAATCATCAGCCACAGAGCAGGCTCCGGGGCCAGCGGAGGAGGCGGATGCCCATTTAAAAGAAATGTACCACAGGACGCTGATTTCTTGCTTTGGGGACATCCCCTCCGCTCAGCTGGGTCTACACAGACTGGTGCTTTTAGGTCTGACGTTGGGGAAACAGGCGGGGGACTGGTATGGACCTGCTGCTGTCGCGCACATTCTCAA GAAAGCTATGGATGAAGCCAAAGAGCCAGCCTTAAGCGCTATAACCGCTTACGTCTCCCAGGATTGTACAG TGTACAGCGCTGACGTGATTGACAGCCACAAGGCAGCCAAAGCCGGGACATCAGACGCCCTGGCCCAAAAGAACCAATCAGCGCCCCACGCTCGAGCTGTTGTCATTCTCGTCCCTGTGCGACTTGGCGGAGACAAGATCAACCCCGACTACTTTAACTTTGCAAAG AGAATACTGAGTCTGGAGTACTGCATCGGCATCATTGGAGGGAAGCCCAAGCAGGCGTGCTACTTTGTAGGATTTCAAG ATGACAGCTTGATTTACATGGACCCTCATTACTGTCAGTCTTTTGTGGACGTCAGCACTAGCCATTTCCCTCTCCAG TCCTATCATTGTCCCTCACCAAAGAAGATGCCTTTCACCAAGATGGATCCAAGCTGCACCATAGGATTTTACTCCAGAAGTGTCCAAGACTATGAGAAAATCAGCCGAGAGCTGTCGCAG GTGCTGCAGCCATCAGCGAGCCACAAATACCCAGCCTTCACCATTGTGCAAGGCCATGGCAGAGATTATGACCTGCCAGCCAGCCTGACCCCAGAAAAGAGGGAATGGCCCTTCATCCGTGACCCGAGGAGGACAATCGCCACCGCTGGCGACTTTGTGCTACTTTGA
- the atg4c gene encoding cysteine protease ATG4C isoform X4, translating to MVQMENQGRDEVERIKTKFLSVWHHVKYSWALKSKTLFSRNSPVLLLGKCYHFKAEDDSDPEAYSDCAMGNIEDFRRDFGSRIWLTYREEFPPLPGSVLTSDCGWGCMLRAGQMMLAQALLLHVLGRDWTWSEALQLQCLDAETRTTSAAKRLVESVEASLQGTLNRPSSNPQSSATEQAPGPAEEADAHLKEMYHRTLISCFGDIPSAQLGLHRLVLLGLTLGKQAGDWYGPAAVAHILKKAMDEAKEPALSAITAYVSQDCTVYSADVIDSHKAAKAGTSDALAQKNQSAPHARAVVILVPVRLGGDKINPDYFNFAKRILSLEYCIGIIGGKPKQACYFVGFQDDSLIYMDPHYCQSFVDVSTSHFPLQSYHCPSPKKMPFTKMDPSCTIGFYSRSVQDYEKISRELSQVLQPSASHKYPAFTIVQGHGRDYDLPASLTPEKREWPFIRDPRRTIATAGDFVLL from the exons ATGGTCCAAATGGAGAATCAAGGGCGCGACGAGGTGGAAAGAATCAAGACCAAGTTCTTGTCTGTGTGGCATCATGTCAAGTACA gttGGGCTCTGAAGTCAAAGACCTTATTCAGCCGAAATTCCCCTGTGCTGCTCCTGGGGAAGTGTTATCATTTTAAGGCTGAAG ATGATAGTGACCCCGAAGCCTACTCGGATTGTGCCATGGGAAATATCGAGGATTTCCGAAGGGATTTTGGATCTCGCATCTGGCTAACTTATAGGGAAGAGTTCCCCCCCTTGCCTGGCTCTGTTTTAACGTCCGACTGTGGCTGGGGCTGCATGTTGCGGGCTGGACAGATGATGTTAGCCCAAGCACTTCTTCTGCATGTCTTGGGCAGAG ACTGGACATGGTCCGAGGCACTACAGCTCCAGTGTTTAGACGCCGAGACGCGGACCACCAGTGCGGCCAAGCGCCTGGTGGAATCCGTGGAGGCTTCTCTGCAGGGCACCCTCAACAGGCCCTCCTCCAATCCTCAATCATCAGCCACAGAGCAGGCTCCGGGGCCAGCGGAGGAGGCGGATGCCCATTTAAAAGAAATGTACCACAGGACGCTGATTTCTTGCTTTGGGGACATCCCCTCCGCTCAGCTGGGTCTACACAGACTGGTGCTTTTAGGTCTGACGTTGGGGAAACAGGCGGGGGACTGGTATGGACCTGCTGCTGTCGCGCACATTCTCAA GAAAGCTATGGATGAAGCCAAAGAGCCAGCCTTAAGCGCTATAACCGCTTACGTCTCCCAGGATTGTACAG TGTACAGCGCTGACGTGATTGACAGCCACAAGGCAGCCAAAGCCGGGACATCAGACGCCCTGGCCCAAAAGAACCAATCAGCGCCCCACGCTCGAGCTGTTGTCATTCTCGTCCCTGTGCGACTTGGCGGAGACAAGATCAACCCCGACTACTTTAACTTTGCAAAG AGAATACTGAGTCTGGAGTACTGCATCGGCATCATTGGAGGGAAGCCCAAGCAGGCGTGCTACTTTGTAGGATTTCAAG ATGACAGCTTGATTTACATGGACCCTCATTACTGTCAGTCTTTTGTGGACGTCAGCACTAGCCATTTCCCTCTCCAG TCCTATCATTGTCCCTCACCAAAGAAGATGCCTTTCACCAAGATGGATCCAAGCTGCACCATAGGATTTTACTCCAGAAGTGTCCAAGACTATGAGAAAATCAGCCGAGAGCTGTCGCAG GTGCTGCAGCCATCAGCGAGCCACAAATACCCAGCCTTCACCATTGTGCAAGGCCATGGCAGAGATTATGACCTGCCAGCCAGCCTGACCCCAGAAAAGAGGGAATGGCCCTTCATCCGTGACCCGAGGAGGACAATCGCCACCGCTGGCGACTTTGTGCTACTTTGA
- the angptl3 gene encoding angiopoietin-related protein 3, whose translation MMQLLLLLLLATSSAGVPLETSGQEDIFQTPSSESLATAASPTEAKSRFAMLDDVRLLANGLLQLGQSLREFVHKTKNQINDIFQKLNIFDRSFYQLSVVTSEIKEEEAELKRTTSVLKTNNEEIKNLSLEINSKINNIVQERAQLQGKVGSLEERLKGLSEHMLSPDQLREIKALKEVIETQEKTISRLLRAVQEQHEQLDYQKVKIKNMEEKLNDDSVQDTAAKVVDLETALPDTTFEYVTRNASDLDDNDLPIDCAELFERKENKSGVYIIQPKQSEPFNVYCQMGSDGGSTVIQRRRADGSVDFDQTWQKYEKGFGHLEKDFWLGLEKIHSILKQGMYILKMDLEDWKEDKHWAEYRFSLDDSTEHYALHLTHFSGDLVDGMANSSGVPFSTKEQNNGNPQAPNCARDHTGGWWFTGCGENNLNARYQWERAKGRSARRRALHWKPGNGSAYSLKMTELSIRPAPATAEDFN comes from the exons ATGATGCAGTTGTTGCTGTTACTGCTGCTAGCCACTTCCAGCGCTGGCGTTCCCCTGGAAACCTCGGGTCAAGAGGACATTTTTCAAACGCCTTCTTCCGAAAGCCTTGCAACAGCAGCAAGTCCAACGGAAGCAAAGTCCCGCTTTGCCATGCTGGACGACGTGCGCCTACTCGCAAACGGCCTCCTTCAGCTGGGCCAAAGCTTACGGGAGTTTGTGCACAAGACCAAGAACCAGATCAATGACATCTTCCAAAAATTGAATATTTTTGACAGGTCCTTTTACCAACTTTCAGTGGTCACATCCGAAATCAAGGAGGAAGAGGCCGAACTGAAGAGGACAACCAGTGTGTTGAAGACAAACAATGAGGAGATCAAAAACCTGTCTCTGGAAATCAACTCCAAGATCAATAACATTGTGCAGGAGCGTGCACAGCTACAGGGCAAGGTGGGAAGTCTTGAGGAGAGGTTGAAGGGACTGTCGGAGCATATGCTCTCTCCTGATCAGCTCAGAGAAATCAAAGCGCTCAAG GAAGTGATTGAAACTCAGGAGAAAACCATCTCAAGACTCCTGAGGGCTGTGCAGGAGCAGCACGAGCAGCTCGACTATCAGAAAGTCAAGATTAAGAATATGGAGGAAAAG CTTAACGATGACAGTGTCCAAGACACGGCCGCCAAAGTCGTGGATTTGGAGACGGCGCTTCCAGATACTACCTTTGAATACGTGACAAGAAATGCATCTGATTTGGATGACAACG ATTTGCCCATTGACTGCGCAGAGTTATTTGAAAGGAAGGAGAACAAGAGTGGCGTCTACATCATCCAGCCAAAACAATCGGAGCCTTTCAACGTTTATTGCCAAATGGGTTCCG ATGGAGGTTCAACTGTGATCCAACGGAGGAGGGCCGATGGCTCAGTGGATTTTGACCAGACATGGCAAAAGTATGAGAAAGGCTTTGGCCATCTAGAAA AGGATTTCTGGTTGGGCCTGGAGAAGATCCATAGCATTCTAAAACAAGGAATGTACATCTTGAAAATGGATTTGGAAGACTGGAAGGAGGACAAACACTGGGCAGAGTACCGCTTCTCCTTAGATGATTCCACTGAGCACTATGCACTCCATCTTACCCACTTCTCGGGTGACCTGGTCGACGGCATGGCCAACAGTTCCGGTGTGCCATTCTCCACCAAAGAGCAAAATAATGGCAACCCGCAAGCCCCTAACTGTGCACGCGACCACACAG GTGGTTGGTGGTTTACTGGATGTGGAGAGAACAACCTTAACGCAAGGTATCAATGGGAGAGAGCTAAGGGACGTTCAGCGAGAAGAAGGGCTCTCCACTGGAAACCTGGCAACGGCTCAGCATATTCCCTCAAGATGACCGAGTTGTCCATTCGGCCTGCGCCAGCAACTGCTGAAGATTTCAACTGA
- the atg4c gene encoding cysteine protease ATG4C isoform X1: MFKSAIVAKDNTTLQNCRNGLHAASMVQMENQGRDEVERIKTKFLSVWHHVKYSWALKSKTLFSRNSPVLLLGKCYHFKAEDDSDPEAYSDCAMGNIEDFRRDFGSRIWLTYREEFPPLPGSVLTSDCGWGCMLRAGQMMLAQALLLHVLGRDWTWSEALQLQCLDAETRTTSAAKRLVESVEASLQGTLNRPSSNPQSSATEQAPGPAEEADAHLKEMYHRTLISCFGDIPSAQLGLHRLVLLGLTLGKQAGDWYGPAAVAHILKKAMDEAKEPALSAITAYVSQDCTVYSADVIDSHKAAKAGTSDALAQKNQSAPHARAVVILVPVRLGGDKINPDYFNFAKRILSLEYCIGIIGGKPKQACYFVGFQDDSLIYMDPHYCQSFVDVSTSHFPLQSYHCPSPKKMPFTKMDPSCTIGFYSRSVQDYEKISRELSQVLQPSASHKYPAFTIVQGHGRDYDLPASLTPEKREWPFIRDPRRTIATAGDFVLL; this comes from the exons atgttcaagagtgctatcgttgcaaaggacaacacaacgctgcagaat TGTAGGAATGGGTTGCATGCAGCCTCTATGGTCCAAATGGAGAATCAAGGGCGCGACGAGGTGGAAAGAATCAAGACCAAGTTCTTGTCTGTGTGGCATCATGTCAAGTACA gttGGGCTCTGAAGTCAAAGACCTTATTCAGCCGAAATTCCCCTGTGCTGCTCCTGGGGAAGTGTTATCATTTTAAGGCTGAAG ATGATAGTGACCCCGAAGCCTACTCGGATTGTGCCATGGGAAATATCGAGGATTTCCGAAGGGATTTTGGATCTCGCATCTGGCTAACTTATAGGGAAGAGTTCCCCCCCTTGCCTGGCTCTGTTTTAACGTCCGACTGTGGCTGGGGCTGCATGTTGCGGGCTGGACAGATGATGTTAGCCCAAGCACTTCTTCTGCATGTCTTGGGCAGAG ACTGGACATGGTCCGAGGCACTACAGCTCCAGTGTTTAGACGCCGAGACGCGGACCACCAGTGCGGCCAAGCGCCTGGTGGAATCCGTGGAGGCTTCTCTGCAGGGCACCCTCAACAGGCCCTCCTCCAATCCTCAATCATCAGCCACAGAGCAGGCTCCGGGGCCAGCGGAGGAGGCGGATGCCCATTTAAAAGAAATGTACCACAGGACGCTGATTTCTTGCTTTGGGGACATCCCCTCCGCTCAGCTGGGTCTACACAGACTGGTGCTTTTAGGTCTGACGTTGGGGAAACAGGCGGGGGACTGGTATGGACCTGCTGCTGTCGCGCACATTCTCAA GAAAGCTATGGATGAAGCCAAAGAGCCAGCCTTAAGCGCTATAACCGCTTACGTCTCCCAGGATTGTACAG TGTACAGCGCTGACGTGATTGACAGCCACAAGGCAGCCAAAGCCGGGACATCAGACGCCCTGGCCCAAAAGAACCAATCAGCGCCCCACGCTCGAGCTGTTGTCATTCTCGTCCCTGTGCGACTTGGCGGAGACAAGATCAACCCCGACTACTTTAACTTTGCAAAG AGAATACTGAGTCTGGAGTACTGCATCGGCATCATTGGAGGGAAGCCCAAGCAGGCGTGCTACTTTGTAGGATTTCAAG ATGACAGCTTGATTTACATGGACCCTCATTACTGTCAGTCTTTTGTGGACGTCAGCACTAGCCATTTCCCTCTCCAG TCCTATCATTGTCCCTCACCAAAGAAGATGCCTTTCACCAAGATGGATCCAAGCTGCACCATAGGATTTTACTCCAGAAGTGTCCAAGACTATGAGAAAATCAGCCGAGAGCTGTCGCAG GTGCTGCAGCCATCAGCGAGCCACAAATACCCAGCCTTCACCATTGTGCAAGGCCATGGCAGAGATTATGACCTGCCAGCCAGCCTGACCCCAGAAAAGAGGGAATGGCCCTTCATCCGTGACCCGAGGAGGACAATCGCCACCGCTGGCGACTTTGTGCTACTTTGA
- the atg4c gene encoding cysteine protease ATG4C isoform X2 has product MICSSHLPFPRTAFKNGLHAASMVQMENQGRDEVERIKTKFLSVWHHVKYSWALKSKTLFSRNSPVLLLGKCYHFKAEDDSDPEAYSDCAMGNIEDFRRDFGSRIWLTYREEFPPLPGSVLTSDCGWGCMLRAGQMMLAQALLLHVLGRDWTWSEALQLQCLDAETRTTSAAKRLVESVEASLQGTLNRPSSNPQSSATEQAPGPAEEADAHLKEMYHRTLISCFGDIPSAQLGLHRLVLLGLTLGKQAGDWYGPAAVAHILKKAMDEAKEPALSAITAYVSQDCTVYSADVIDSHKAAKAGTSDALAQKNQSAPHARAVVILVPVRLGGDKINPDYFNFAKRILSLEYCIGIIGGKPKQACYFVGFQDDSLIYMDPHYCQSFVDVSTSHFPLQSYHCPSPKKMPFTKMDPSCTIGFYSRSVQDYEKISRELSQVLQPSASHKYPAFTIVQGHGRDYDLPASLTPEKREWPFIRDPRRTIATAGDFVLL; this is encoded by the exons ATGATCTGCTCGTCACATTTGCCATTTCCACGGACAGCCTTTAA GAATGGGTTGCATGCAGCCTCTATGGTCCAAATGGAGAATCAAGGGCGCGACGAGGTGGAAAGAATCAAGACCAAGTTCTTGTCTGTGTGGCATCATGTCAAGTACA gttGGGCTCTGAAGTCAAAGACCTTATTCAGCCGAAATTCCCCTGTGCTGCTCCTGGGGAAGTGTTATCATTTTAAGGCTGAAG ATGATAGTGACCCCGAAGCCTACTCGGATTGTGCCATGGGAAATATCGAGGATTTCCGAAGGGATTTTGGATCTCGCATCTGGCTAACTTATAGGGAAGAGTTCCCCCCCTTGCCTGGCTCTGTTTTAACGTCCGACTGTGGCTGGGGCTGCATGTTGCGGGCTGGACAGATGATGTTAGCCCAAGCACTTCTTCTGCATGTCTTGGGCAGAG ACTGGACATGGTCCGAGGCACTACAGCTCCAGTGTTTAGACGCCGAGACGCGGACCACCAGTGCGGCCAAGCGCCTGGTGGAATCCGTGGAGGCTTCTCTGCAGGGCACCCTCAACAGGCCCTCCTCCAATCCTCAATCATCAGCCACAGAGCAGGCTCCGGGGCCAGCGGAGGAGGCGGATGCCCATTTAAAAGAAATGTACCACAGGACGCTGATTTCTTGCTTTGGGGACATCCCCTCCGCTCAGCTGGGTCTACACAGACTGGTGCTTTTAGGTCTGACGTTGGGGAAACAGGCGGGGGACTGGTATGGACCTGCTGCTGTCGCGCACATTCTCAA GAAAGCTATGGATGAAGCCAAAGAGCCAGCCTTAAGCGCTATAACCGCTTACGTCTCCCAGGATTGTACAG TGTACAGCGCTGACGTGATTGACAGCCACAAGGCAGCCAAAGCCGGGACATCAGACGCCCTGGCCCAAAAGAACCAATCAGCGCCCCACGCTCGAGCTGTTGTCATTCTCGTCCCTGTGCGACTTGGCGGAGACAAGATCAACCCCGACTACTTTAACTTTGCAAAG AGAATACTGAGTCTGGAGTACTGCATCGGCATCATTGGAGGGAAGCCCAAGCAGGCGTGCTACTTTGTAGGATTTCAAG ATGACAGCTTGATTTACATGGACCCTCATTACTGTCAGTCTTTTGTGGACGTCAGCACTAGCCATTTCCCTCTCCAG TCCTATCATTGTCCCTCACCAAAGAAGATGCCTTTCACCAAGATGGATCCAAGCTGCACCATAGGATTTTACTCCAGAAGTGTCCAAGACTATGAGAAAATCAGCCGAGAGCTGTCGCAG GTGCTGCAGCCATCAGCGAGCCACAAATACCCAGCCTTCACCATTGTGCAAGGCCATGGCAGAGATTATGACCTGCCAGCCAGCCTGACCCCAGAAAAGAGGGAATGGCCCTTCATCCGTGACCCGAGGAGGACAATCGCCACCGCTGGCGACTTTGTGCTACTTTGA